The proteins below are encoded in one region of Pongo pygmaeus isolate AG05252 chromosome 20, NHGRI_mPonPyg2-v2.0_pri, whole genome shotgun sequence:
- the ZNF121 gene encoding zinc finger protein 121 isoform X2 produces MENGEIFSEHSCLNAHMGTENTGDTYDCDEYGENFPMLHNSAPTGETLSVLNQCRKAFSLTPNVHQRTWIGDKSFEYSDCEEAFVDQSHLQANRITHNGETLYEQKQCGRAFTYSTSHAVSVKMHTVEKPYECKECGKFFRYSSYLNSHMRTHTGEKPYECKECGKCFTVSSHLVEHVRIHTGEKPYQCKECGRAFAGRSGLTKHVRIHTGEKPYECNECGKAYNRFYLLTEHFKTHTEEKPFECKVCGKSFRSSSCLKNHFRIHTGIKPYKCKECGKAFTVSSSLHNHVKIHTGEKPYECKDCGKAFATSSQLIEHIRTHTGEKPYICKECGKTFRASSHLQKHVRIHTGEKPYICNECGKAYNRFYLLTKHLKTH; encoded by the coding sequence ATGGAAAATGGAGAAATCTTCAGTGAACACTCATGCCTTAATGCACACATGGGTACTGAAAATACAGGGGACACTTATGACTGTGATGAATATGGAGAAAACTTTCCCATGTTACACAACAGTGCCCCTACTGGAGAGACACTTTCTGTGTTGAATCAGTGCAGAAAAGCCTTCAGCCTGACACCAAATGTTCACCAGAGAACGTGGATAGGAGACAAATCCTTTGAATACAGTGACTGTGAGGAAGCCTTTGTTgatcagtcacatcttcaggcaaATAGGATAACTCACAATGGAGAAACACTCTATGAACAGAAGCAATGTGGGAGAGCTTTTACTTACTCCACAAGCCATGCTGTGTCTGTTAAAATGCATACTGTAGAAAAACCCtacgaatgtaaggaatgtggaaaattcTTTAGATATTCTTCATATCTTAATAGTCACATGCGAACCCATACtggggagaaaccctatgaatgtaaggaatgtgggaaatgCTTCACTGTTTCTTCACACCTAGTTGAACATgtaagaattcatactggagagaaaccttatcaatgtaaggaatgtggaagagcCTTCGCTGGGCGCTCAGGCCTTACTAAACATGTACGAAtacacactggagagaagccctatgaatgtaatgaatgtgggaaagcctacAATAGGTTTTATCTACTAACTGAACATTTTAAAACTCACACAGAGGAGAAGCCCTTTGAATGTAAGGTATGTGGAAAATCCTTCAGAAGCTCTTCATGCCTTAAGAATCACTTTAGAATTCACACTGGAATAAAACCCTATAAATGTAAGGAGTGTGGGAAAGCATTCACTGTTTCCTCAAGCTTACATAATCATGTAAAAAtccatactggagagaagccctatgaatgtaaggaCTGTGGGAAAGCCTTTGCTACATCTTCTCAACTCATTGAACATAtaagaactcacactggagagaaaccgtatatatgtaaggaatgtgggaaaaccTTCCGTGCTTCTTCACACCTACAGAAACATGttagaattcacactggagagaaaccctatatatgtaatgaatgtgggaaagcctacaatagattttatttacttactaaacatttaaaaacacactGA
- the ZNF121 gene encoding zinc finger protein 121 isoform X1, translated as MAEIHNGGELCDFMENGEIFSEHSCLNAHMGTENTGDTYDCDEYGENFPMLHNSAPTGETLSVLNQCRKAFSLTPNVHQRTWIGDKSFEYSDCEEAFVDQSHLQANRITHNGETLYEQKQCGRAFTYSTSHAVSVKMHTVEKPYECKECGKFFRYSSYLNSHMRTHTGEKPYECKECGKCFTVSSHLVEHVRIHTGEKPYQCKECGRAFAGRSGLTKHVRIHTGEKPYECNECGKAYNRFYLLTEHFKTHTEEKPFECKVCGKSFRSSSCLKNHFRIHTGIKPYKCKECGKAFTVSSSLHNHVKIHTGEKPYECKDCGKAFATSSQLIEHIRTHTGEKPYICKECGKTFRASSHLQKHVRIHTGEKPYICNECGKAYNRFYLLTKHLKTH; from the exons ATG GCAGAAATCCACAATGGAGGGGAACTCTGTGACTTTATGGAAAATGGAGAAATCTTCAGTGAACACTCATGCCTTAATGCACACATGGGTACTGAAAATACAGGGGACACTTATGACTGTGATGAATATGGAGAAAACTTTCCCATGTTACACAACAGTGCCCCTACTGGAGAGACACTTTCTGTGTTGAATCAGTGCAGAAAAGCCTTCAGCCTGACACCAAATGTTCACCAGAGAACGTGGATAGGAGACAAATCCTTTGAATACAGTGACTGTGAGGAAGCCTTTGTTgatcagtcacatcttcaggcaaATAGGATAACTCACAATGGAGAAACACTCTATGAACAGAAGCAATGTGGGAGAGCTTTTACTTACTCCACAAGCCATGCTGTGTCTGTTAAAATGCATACTGTAGAAAAACCCtacgaatgtaaggaatgtggaaaattcTTTAGATATTCTTCATATCTTAATAGTCACATGCGAACCCATACtggggagaaaccctatgaatgtaaggaatgtgggaaatgCTTCACTGTTTCTTCACACCTAGTTGAACATgtaagaattcatactggagagaaaccttatcaatgtaaggaatgtggaagagcCTTCGCTGGGCGCTCAGGCCTTACTAAACATGTACGAAtacacactggagagaagccctatgaatgtaatgaatgtgggaaagcctacAATAGGTTTTATCTACTAACTGAACATTTTAAAACTCACACAGAGGAGAAGCCCTTTGAATGTAAGGTATGTGGAAAATCCTTCAGAAGCTCTTCATGCCTTAAGAATCACTTTAGAATTCACACTGGAATAAAACCCTATAAATGTAAGGAGTGTGGGAAAGCATTCACTGTTTCCTCAAGCTTACATAATCATGTAAAAAtccatactggagagaagccctatgaatgtaaggaCTGTGGGAAAGCCTTTGCTACATCTTCTCAACTCATTGAACATAtaagaactcacactggagagaaaccgtatatatgtaaggaatgtgggaaaaccTTCCGTGCTTCTTCACACCTACAGAAACATGttagaattcacactggagagaaaccctatatatgtaatgaatgtgggaaagcctacaatagattttatttacttactaaacatttaaaaacacactGA